One Halanaerobium hydrogeniformans genomic window, TTATATCTATAGCCTTGATTAAGGCGTCCTCTGCATTTGAAAAATTATCTAAAGCAAGATAATTTTCTGCAATTTTAACATAATAAGGTACAAAATTAGGATTTGCTTTAATTCCTAATTCATATATTGATATCGCAGAATTATAATTTCCTAATCTTTGATATAAATTACCTAAATTTAAATAAATAGATTGCTGAACAGTTCCTTTAGCTAAAGCCTGCTCATAAAGTTCTACAGCTTTATTTAAATCACCATTTTCCTCATATAATTTTGCCAGATTAAGATAATCTTCTGCAATTGGGTTGTCATCAATTATTTCTTGATAAATATCTGCTGCGTTTTCTCTTTTATTGTTCTCTCGATAAGCATAGGCTAAATCTCTTTTAAATGTATTTGAACTTAAACCCAATTCTGAAGTTTTTTTTAAATATTTTAAAGCCATTTCAAAATCTGCACTGTCAAATTGTCTGTTTTTGTTTAAAAACAATTCTCCAATTTGCCAATTTAAAGTTCCGCTCTGATAACCCAGTTCTTCTAATTTTTCCACGTAATTTATTGCTGACAGAGTTCTGTTTTCTTTTACTGCTGTCATTGTAAGATAATATAATACACTGAATTTAAAACCTTCATCTAACTCATATTCGTTTAAGAGTAGAGAAAATTCTTGTTCTGCCTGATTAAAATTCTGTTGATTATAATTTTTTAATGCCTGAGAAAATAAATCTTCAGCAGTTGTTTTTGCACCCTCCTGAGCAGCTAAATTAGATGAAAACACTAATATAATGATTAAAACAATTAAAAAAAATTTCTTTTTCATCATGATTCTCCTTTTATTTTAAGAGCTTAATAGTTTCAAAAAAAGCTATTTGAGTTGCATAATAACGGTTGAGAGACCTGCCATAGTTTTTATTTAACTCTATGGTTTTAATTTCATCATTATATTTTATTGCAATATGCATGGTTCCAGGCATCTTATCTTCCATACTACCAGGGCCAGCAACACCACTAAAGGCAATCGCAATATCACTTTTAAAAATCTCAGCTGTATTTTTGGCCATTGCAGTTACACATTCTTTACTTATCATCCCATATTTTTTGATGATTTGAGGATCTAAATTAAGTAGATTTATTTTCGCCTCTTTAGTATATGCCACAATAGAACCCTTAAAAAATTGTGAGCTCCCAGCTTTATCACTCAACCTTTTTGCAAAAAGACCACCTGTAAAAGATTCTGCACTTGCAATTGTTAATCTTGAGTTTTTTATTTTCTCGACAAAGATTTCTAAAATATCTTTATCGTCTTTACTATAAAGATACTCTCCTAAATGTTTGACAAGTTTTTGTTCAGCATTATCAAGCATGGTTTCAGTTTTTTCTCTATCCATAGAATCAGAAAGCAGAACCTTTAATCTTAATTTAACCTCACCCTTGGTGGCTTGATAACTTTTTTCTATTTGTGAATCAATTTTTATTTGATTAAATTTATCTTCTAGTGTTGATTCACCAATCCCAATAAAATTATATTCTCTATAAATTATTTTGTTTTTTGATAATTTCTCAAGTTCTTTTTTTATACTATTATTAAATATTGCGACCATTTCTCTAGGAACTCCAGGTAATAAATAAAATCTAGTCTGATTATCAAAAATTTTTAAAGCTGGAGCAGTACCATTATTATTTTTAATTATTTTTGCATCTTTTGGTAGATAGGCCTGACGAAAATTATTTTCGGTCATTTTATAATCATGCCTGGCAAAAAAATCTTTAAGACTTCTGGCAATTTCTTCAGAATAAATCAGTTCTCTGTCTAAGGCTTCTGCAAGAGCATCTCTACTTAAATCATCTTCTGTCGGTCCAAGTCCACCGGTAATAAAGATCAACTCAGCATTCTCAGAAGCAAATTTAATTGTTCTAATAATATCCTCTTTTTTGTCACTGCTAAGATAGATACCGGTTACTGTAAATCCCAATTCTCTTAAATTTTCTGCTAAAAATTTAGAATTACTATCTTTTACTAAACCAGCTAATAATTCAGATCCAGTTGCAATAATTGCTGTATTCACTATTTTCACCTCATCATAATTATTATATCATTTTAAGAAAAGAAAATCGACCACAGAGGGTCGATTAAATATAATTTCTAAACTAAGTTTTTTTAATTTTTAAAGAAAATGAATTATTATTTTTAATATTCCCAGTGAAACAACTCCAGCCAAAACATCATCTAACATAACCCCTAATCCTGATGATAGAGACTGTACCCTATCAATTAGCCAGGGTTTTTTAATATCAAAAAACCTAAATAAGATAAAACCGGCAATTAATACTGCTACACTGGTCTGCAGGCTGTAAAAAGTTATCAGCTGGCCTGCCATCTCATCAATAACTATCTTAGAATGATCTTTGATACCGGTTCTTTTTTCCTCATAATTAGCAACAGCTATTCCACCAATTGTTAAAGCTGTAATTAAATAAAAATTATTTAAAAATGGAAAGAAAAATAATAAAATGATAATCAGCAGTGAACCCCATGTACCTGGTGCATAAGGCAAATACCCACTGTAAAAACCAGTGGCTAAAAAGTGGTTTATTTTATCGAGCATTTTTTCTCCTCCTGCTAACATTATGAATAATCAACTTCTGCTCCGGCAAAATATTTATATCCTGAATAAACTGTAATTAACACTGCTATCCAGACAAGACCTTTAGTCATATATACTGGCAAATTGATTATATGAGGATCTATTATTAAAGCTATAACAGTAATTATTTGAATAGTAGTTTTTACTTTCCCCCATATACTGGCAGCTATAACAGATCCTTGATCAGCAGCAACTACTCTTAAACCGGTTACTGCAAGCCCCCTTGCAATTATAATAATAACTGGCCAGGCGGTAATTTTACCGATCTGTACAAAAGCTATTAAAACACCATAGATTAAAAGCTTATCAGCTAAAGGATCAAGAATTTTACCCAGGGCAGTTATCATGTCATATTTTCTGGCAAAATAACCATCATATCTATCAGTTATTGCAGCAGCAATAAAAACAATTAAAGCCAAAAGATCACCCACAAATGTACCGATAAATAAAAGGCCAATAATAATAGGTACCAGCAGAATTCTCAGAGCAGACAACTTATTTGGTAGATTCATCTTTTATCTCTCCTTTCAATTCATAATGATAGGCTTCTGTAATAAAGGTCCTATAGATATTACCAATTTTTAAGTCATTATTCGCAACTGGAATGTAAATTTGATTATCAATCTCTGGAGAATCAAATCTAGAACGAGCCAGATAATGATCATCAGTTTTTTCTTCAATGATTACCTCAAGCTCTTGATTTAAAAGACCTTTGTTTTTCTCTAAAGAAATTTCTTGTTGAATTTCTAAAAGTTCTTCTTTTCTCTGTTTTTTAACTTCAGGAGATATTCTGTTGGGCAGATTATAGGCTGCAGTATCTTCTTCTAAAGAAAATTCAAATACTCCTAAGCGATCAAATTTAAATTCTTTTATAAAGTTTTTTAGATCTTCAAAATCGGCTTGACTTTCACCTGGGAATCCACTTATTAAAGAAGTTCTTAATTTTACATCAGGAATTTTATTTCTTATCATATTTATTATATTAGCGATATCTTCCCTATCTCCTTTGCGATTCATTAATTTCCTAATTTTAATTGCTGAATGCTGGATTGGTAGATCAAGATAATTACATATTTTATCTTCTTCAGCAATTACTTCTATCATCTCTTCTGTTATAAATTCTGGATAGCTATATAAGATTCTTATCCATTCAATACCCTCAACTTCAGTTAACTTTCTTAAAAGTGGGGCAAGAGCAGAACGACCATAAATATCAATTCCATACTGGGTTGTATCCTGGGCAATTAAAATTAACTCTTTGATACCGGATTCCGCTATTTTTTTGGCCTCTCTTATTATATCAGCAATTGTTCTGCTTTTTATACCACCTCTAATCTGAGGTATACTGCAGTAACTGCAGTTGTTATTACAGCCTTCTGCAATTTTTAAATAAGCAAAAACATTATTATCAAGCTCTCTTGGTAAAGATGCACTGTAATCAAAACCGGCCTCTTCTATTCCACCGGCTTTTTTACCGGCTAAACTCTCCTTTATTACCTCTGTTATTTTATCAAAATTAGAGGTCCCAAGTACTGCATCAATCTCTGCTATCTCATCCTGTAATTCTTCACTATATCTCTGAGTTAAACAACCGGTTACAACAACCGATCTACAATTGTGTTCTTTTTTATATTCCAGTGCTGTTAAAATTGTGTCTATAGATTCTTCTTTTGCATCCTGAATAAAACCACAGGTATTAATAATGATTACCTCTGCTTTTTCAAAGTTATTTATATATTCAAACTCGCTGTCAGAATTTAAAAAACCCTGCATATGCTGACTATCAACTTCATTTTTTGGACAACCTAATGTCATTATAGAATATTTAATCATTTTTACTCCTTTTTTATTAAGCATTTATTAAAAATTAAGTCTATAATTAGAAAAAAGCCCCTGAGGGCTTTAAATTATTTAAAAATGGTCGGGCTATCCGGATTTGAACCGGAGACCTCTACACCCCCAGTGTAGCGCGCTACCAAGCTGCGCCATAGCCCGATCTCAACAAGAAATATTATATATAAAGAAAAGATATTTGTCAAATTTTTTAAGCTTATTTGACTAAAAATTTACTTTACATAATCTAATTTTTTTAAAAATTCCATAGTCTTATCCGGGTAATCTGTTACTACAAAAATCTCCTGCAGAGAAGAACTGTTTTTAGCTATCAATTTGATTCCACTTCTTGTATTATATTTCAACTGCAGATAAGCAGGAACTCCACTTCCCTTACGACGATTTATTCTACCAGGAATAATGCTCTTGATCAGTGCTGAAATAGCAATATCCTCTAAAAATGGAAGTATATCTTCAATAATAGTATGCTCCTGTTTTATTTTGTTGTGTCTGTACTTATTAGCCATTTGAATCACATCCTCAATTTATTATAACATTGTAGTATTATAGTAGCAAATCTTAAGTAAGAAAATCAACTTAAGCATTAAAAAAAAGAAGTCGAATTCGACTTCCCTGTCATATCAATGGAGCTGATGACCAGACTTGAACTGGTAACCTGCTCATTACAAGTGAGCTGCTCTACCAATTGAGCTACATCAGCCTATTATTTTATATTAATTAAAAAAATGGCAGGGGAGGCAGGAATTGAACCCGCAACCAACGGATTTGGAGTCCGCTACTCTGCCAGTTGAGCTACTCCCCTAAAGCTTTCTTTAACAATAGATTTATTTTCTCAGCGACAATTAATATTATAATCATTAAGCCGACATTTGTCAAGGAAATGTACTTAAAAAAGTATAATTACTTTGCAGTAGAAAAAATATTATGATAGAGGTCCTGACCATAACTGGTAATTAATGGCCTTGCTTCAACTATTTTAAAAGTTCGGCTACCATCATCTTTTCTTTCTGCTCTCAGAAATTTAACATCATCATCTTCTCTCTCATAAAAACTAGATGCAAAATTATAGAGATGAGTGACAAATAAGATTTTAATTTTTTTCTCTATTAATGCCTTTACAATCTGTCTTGCGATCTCTGAGCCTTCTTTTTCAGTTGTTGCTGCAAAAGACTCATTAAACAAAACCATAGCATTAGGCTCGAGATTATCCACTATTTTGTTCATCCGTTTTAATTCTTCATCAAACTTTCCACTTTCCATTTCCGTGTCTTCTTCTCGTTTATAATGTGTATAAAGATCCTGGCAGAGATTAGAAGTGTATGATTCTGCTGTCACAAACATTCCTGCCTGCATCATAAGTTGAGCTAAACCGATCGCTCTTAAAAAAGTTGATTTGCCACCTTGATTGGCCCCAGTAATAATATAAAGACTTTCTTTTTCAGCTTTTAGATCATTTCCAACAACTTTATTTTCCATGGTTAAAGCTAAACAGGGATCATATAATTCTGTAATTTGCTGTTTTCGTTCAGTAACTTTCAGTGGTTGGGGAAAACTTATCGGCTCATCTAGTTTTTCTAATTTCTTAGAAAGATTTAAACAACCAATATAGAAAGAAAGTTCTACACGTAATTTTTCAAAAAAACCCAGAATATGATCTGAGGCTTGACCAACTGTATTGGCAGTATAATTGACTGCTCTATCTTTAATCTCTGAAATGGCCCTAAAGCCAGCATCATCGCGGGAATTTATAGAGAACCTATATGAACGAGCTGAATTAAAAGAAATCTTTGACCAAAGATGTTCAAACAAATTACTGTTTTCATTTCTGAGCAGGGAATAGTTGTTTCCTTTATTACCCTCTTTCAATTCTGCTTTGATGAAAGTTCCTTGTCGGAATTTTAACTCCTCTAAATGCCCTTCTGCTTCAGCAAAAAATTGATTATTTAGTTGTTTCTGTATTATTTCAAAAAACTGTTTAAATCCCTCAGAATCAAATTCTTCTTTATGGTTATCAGCCATCATTCTTAACTTTTCTAGCATTTCCAGAAAATCTTTAAGTAAATTTACAGAACCACTCAATATTGATGTTGGTGATTTCCTTAAAATACCGATATAATGATTATTTTTTTTATCGATAGCTTCAATTACAAGTTTATAAAGATCTTTAACAACTTTAGTATTTTTTAAACAATCTTTTAAAATATCCTGCCGATAAATAATGTTAGAAATGTCAGTAAGACTATTAAGTATTGTTTTTTTGACAACATCTTTAATCAAATCATCTTCATTTGCCATAGCTTTTAGTAAAGTATTAAGTTCTAGATCTTTAATCAGGGCTTTAGAATTTTCTGGCAATTTCATCTCTTGATCAAAATCTTTTTCTGGATACATTAGAAATACCTTCATTAACTAATCCTCTCCTTCAAGCAATCATAAGTAAGCCTGTATTTTTCAGCAATTGAAACTGCATAGGCCACCCCATTAGCTTTTTCTCTAATTAACTTATATGTTCGATTTGTGGGATCATCTGATTCAACCTGTGCTACCATACTAACTACTTTAGGGCTCATAGAAGTCAATTCGTCCAGAAAAGTTACACAGATAGCTATTGAATCTTTCTTTATTATTTTTTTAAGGACTTTTTTGCCGAGAAAAACAGCATCTCTTGCTGTTGTAGAAGTAAATATTTCATTCAAAATAACCAGGCTGCGATCTGTTATCTGATTAATAATTTTTCGAATTCTTAAAAGATCACTTTCTAATTTTCCATGCAAATCCTTAATATTTTCTTCTCTTTCAAAGTGAGTAAAAATTCCTTCAAATAAAAAGAGCTTGGCTTTTTTAGCTGGTATAGGACAACCAAGGTTTGCTAGATAATGTAATTGTCCAAAACTACGTGCAAAGGTCGTTTTACCACCCTGGTTAGGTCCTGTTACAACTATAATTCTTTCCCTGTCTTCTAGATAAAAATCATTACTGATCACAGTTTTTTGCTTTTTGGAATATTTTTGAGCTAGAGCAAGATCAAACATCTGCTGACAGGATTCATTCTTATCATCAGTACTCAGTATAGGATAGCAGAAACTTAAACCAGCCTTCTTCAAAGAAGAAATATTTTCAAGATATGCTAAATAGAATTGTACCTCTCGATCAAAAACGCTAATAGTTTGGTCCAAAAAGTCAGAATGAGTATTATAATAATTATCAAGTCTAGAAAAAATATCTGGATACAGTTTTGCTACCCTTTCAATTATTTTAGCTTCAACATGGTTCATACCTGTAGAAGTTCGCAAATTATTTTTATAATCCTTTGCTCCATTTTCTTTAAATCTTGCGAATGTTTGTTCTATTTCGGGTCGGTAATCTTTTTCACCCTGATATTCCTGAACTCTAACTTTCCCTCCATAAATATTCAGACAGTATTTAATATCTGCCAGTTCTTCTTTAATTTCCTCCATTTCTCGCTGCAGATTATTAAAATAATCAGTATCTACATAATCCAGTAGATATTCTTTAAAGCTAAGAAAACCTAATGATTTTAATTTAGTACTTTTTAATCCAGCAGTTAGTTCATTTACTGCCTGACAGTAAAGATCAACAGCCTCTAATAACCAGCCCTGCTGGTTATACTTATAGCTAAGTTCTTGAACTAGATTGAGAAACTGTCTTACCCTACGCATCTTTTTAGCAAAACTATCTATCTTTTTGTAAAGTTCATTATTTTCTAGCTCCTGCATTATCTGCTGACGGTACTTGATATTTTCAAGGTTGCTAAGAGGTCTGTAAAAAAAAGATTTCAAGTTATATTCTTTCTTCCCAGCAGTAATATTATTAACTATCTGATCAAGATTTAGATCACCAAAAAAATCTGGTTCTTCTTCATTTCCATTATAAGTAGCATCTTTATATAATATACTATGGAAATCTTTCATTTAATCGTTCCCCCTTTTTAAAATAAAAGCAATAATTAGTATTTTAAAACTCTCTGTTTTAGGATATGAACTGCTTGATTACTTCTTTAATATTTTTTGTAAAATCATAATTGTTGCAATTTTCTCTGAAAAAGTATAGTAAAATGCAAAAAGCCCCTATTTATCAATAAAGTCGAATCTTTACTGTTAAATAGGAGCCATTATCTCAAATAATTGAGCAGTTTAAGTGAGCACCTTCACTTATTTAGTTTTACTTTACTACTTAAATATTATATTAAAATTTATTATTAAAGTCAAGATAAGCAACTTAAAAAATCATCTATTGGTCTGTTAAACAGCTAACTTTAGCTTAGATTTCATTTTTAATATCTTTTCTCCCCTTGATATACTCACTATAACTTTCCTATCTTGGCAGTTTTAGATAAAATGCTGGAAGCAGCAAAAGATAATATTCAGATGATGTATAAAAACGCAAGTGATTTTTAAATAGCAGTAAAATGGCAAAATTGCATTAAAAAAAGGAAAGCCGAAAACATCCGACTTCCCTGTCATATCAATGGAGCTGATGACCAGACTTGAACTGGTAACCTGCTCATTACAAGTGAGCTGCTCTACCAATTGAGCTACATCAGCATATTATTTTATATTAATTGAAAAATGGCAGGGGAGGCAGGAATTGAACCCGCAACCAACGGATTTGGAGTCCGCTACTCTGCCAGTTGAGCTACTCCCCTAAACGCATGTATTTTCAATCAAGCAATAACTATTATAATAGAGTTATGGTTTAAGGTCAAGTGTTATTAAAGCGATTATATAACTTTAAATTAATTTAAGTCAATTATACTCTGCTTTACGCTAAAATACTTCGCTTTTATACTGAAAATCTATTAAAAAATTACTAAGATAATATTGATTATTTCTCCTCTATTGTTAATATGTTTCTATTTACTTGCAAAAAGATTGAGAATATATTATCATTATATCGTAAAAGATGAATATTTACTTAAAATGAGGTGGTTATAAAATGGAAAAACACGATTTGATTGTTATTGGTATGGGACCTGCTGGAATGGCAGTTACAGCGATGGCAGCAAATATGAACTTAGATGTACTTGCAATTGAAAAACATAAAGTTGGTGGAGAATGTTTAAATTATGGCTGTATTCCCAGCAAAGCTTTACTTAAAGCTGGTGAGGCAAATGAAGTTACAAGAAACTTAAAACAATATGGAATTAAATTAGATGCAAAAACTGAAATTGATGATCCTTTAGAGGTAGTTCGAAAAAAGGTTAATCAAATTAGTGGGGCAAAAACAATGAAGGCTTTTGAGAGGGCTAATTTGATAGTTGATCAGGGAGCAGCTAAATTTGTAGATAAAAAGGTTATAGAAGTTGATGGGCAGAAATATACAGCAGATAAAATATTTATTGCAGCTGGAACAAGGCCTATGATACCTCCTATTCCCGGTTTAAAAGATGTCTCTAGATTAACTAATTTAAATATATTTGAACAGAAAGAGATTCCAGAAAAGCTAACTATTATTGGTGGAGGAGCAATTGGATCTGAGATGGCCCAGGCCTTCTCTAGACTTGGTTCGGAGGTAAATATATTTCAAATTGATAATCACCTTGTTCCTTCAGGTGATGAAGAAGCAGGCAGAGTATTGGAGGAGAAATTCAAAAAAGAAGAAATTGGAGTATTTAATAGTACAGGAATAGACAAAGTAGAAGAGAAAAACGGCAAAATTATTACTCATACAGAAAAAGGAATATTTGAATCAGATGAAATTCTTGTCGCTGCAGGAAGAGAAATATATCTTGAGCCTTTAGAACTCGGTAAGGCAGGGATTGAATATGATCAAAATGGAATCGAAGTTAACAGCCGTTTAGAAACAAATGTCAAAGGTGTTTATGCAATAGGTGATTGCAATGGTATATCAATGTTCTCTCATGCCGCTATGCATCAGGGGATGCTTGCTTTAATGAATGCGATAAATCCTACTCCAATCAAACAATTCAAATATGAAGATTTTGTTGTACCCTGGTCTGTTTTTACAAAACCAGAAATTGCACAGGCAGGTATGACAGAAAAAGAAGCTGAAGAAAAAGGCCTTGATTTTCAGGTAATTAAATCTAAATATGGGGATTATGGCAGAACTATTGCTGATGGTAAACCTGAAGGATTTGTAAAAGTTATCTGCAGCAGTAAAGGTAAGGTATTCGGGGCCACAATCGTTGGAGAAGCAGCAAGTGAATTAATCCAGGAATGGGTGCTTGCAATTCAGCATAATCTTTCAATGTTTGATATTATGATGACTCAGCATTCCTTCCCCACCATTTCTCTTTTAAATAAAAGGGTTGCAGAAAAATGGATGATGGGTAAAACTGATTCAGGTATAGTAACAAAACTAGCTAAAAAATTTATATAAGAGCTTTAATTAAAAGCAGGTCTCGAGCCTGTTTAAATAACAGGTGTTAAAATAAGATTAGAATTTGATAATATACAATTTATATATTCATATGAGGTGGTAAATTAATGCAAAAAAATATTAAAGCAAACAAAATTGCTGTAATTGGAGCTGGGAACGTTGGAGCTACCACAGTTTATGCTCTGATGGCTCAAGGTATTGGCTCAGAGATTGTTTTAATAGATATTAACCAGGACAAAGCCGAAGGTGAGGCGATGGATTTAATGCATGGCTCTTCTTTTGTTAAACCTGTTGATATATATGCTGGTGATTATGAAGATCTAAGTGATGCTCATTTAATTATAATAACTGCTGGAGCAGCTCAAAAAACTGGAGAAACTCGACTGGATCTCATCAAAAAGAATACTGAAATATTTAAAAATATTATTCCTTCGATTACTGAATACAACCAAGATGCTATTTTGTTAATTGTTACA contains:
- a CDS encoding tetratricopeptide repeat protein produces the protein MKKKFFLIVLIIILVFSSNLAAQEGAKTTAEDLFSQALKNYNQQNFNQAEQEFSLLLNEYELDEGFKFSVLYYLTMTAVKENRTLSAINYVEKLEELGYQSGTLNWQIGELFLNKNRQFDSADFEMALKYLKKTSELGLSSNTFKRDLAYAYRENNKRENAADIYQEIIDDNPIAEDYLNLAKLYEENGDLNKAVELYEQALAKGTVQQSIYLNLGNLYQRLGNYNSAISIYELGIKANPNFVPYYVKIAENYLALDNFSNAEDALIKAIDINRNSYHAYYLLGVIAQERKDYEQALNYYSNSLTYNPDYVNAYLAEGKLYLEKEEYNNAISSFLQAVEKNPEFFESRYYLGLAYYHANMMEAARAELRRTLHLNDRFQKARDLLDEIEKN
- a CDS encoding CinA family nicotinamide mononucleotide deamidase-related protein, giving the protein MNTAIIATGSELLAGLVKDSNSKFLAENLRELGFTVTGIYLSSDKKEDIIRTIKFASENAELIFITGGLGPTEDDLSRDALAEALDRELIYSEEIARSLKDFFARHDYKMTENNFRQAYLPKDAKIIKNNNGTAPALKIFDNQTRFYLLPGVPREMVAIFNNSIKKELEKLSKNKIIYREYNFIGIGESTLEDKFNQIKIDSQIEKSYQATKGEVKLRLKVLLSDSMDREKTETMLDNAEQKLVKHLGEYLYSKDDKDILEIFVEKIKNSRLTIASAESFTGGLFAKRLSDKAGSSQFFKGSIVAYTKEAKINLLNLDPQIIKKYGMISKECVTAMAKNTAEIFKSDIAIAFSGVAGPGSMEDKMPGTMHIAIKYNDEIKTIELNKNYGRSLNRYYATQIAFFETIKLLK
- a CDS encoding phosphatidylglycerophosphatase A, whose amino-acid sequence is MLDKINHFLATGFYSGYLPYAPGTWGSLLIIILLFFFPFLNNFYLITALTIGGIAVANYEEKRTGIKDHSKIVIDEMAGQLITFYSLQTSVAVLIAGFILFRFFDIKKPWLIDRVQSLSSGLGVMLDDVLAGVVSLGILKIIIHFL
- the pgsA gene encoding CDP-diacylglycerol--glycerol-3-phosphate 3-phosphatidyltransferase; the encoded protein is MNLPNKLSALRILLVPIIIGLLFIGTFVGDLLALIVFIAAAITDRYDGYFARKYDMITALGKILDPLADKLLIYGVLIAFVQIGKITAWPVIIIIARGLAVTGLRVVAADQGSVIAASIWGKVKTTIQIITVIALIIDPHIINLPVYMTKGLVWIAVLITVYSGYKYFAGAEVDYS
- the rimO gene encoding 30S ribosomal protein S12 methylthiotransferase RimO, with translation MIKYSIMTLGCPKNEVDSQHMQGFLNSDSEFEYINNFEKAEVIIINTCGFIQDAKEESIDTILTALEYKKEHNCRSVVVTGCLTQRYSEELQDEIAEIDAVLGTSNFDKITEVIKESLAGKKAGGIEEAGFDYSASLPRELDNNVFAYLKIAEGCNNNCSYCSIPQIRGGIKSRTIADIIREAKKIAESGIKELILIAQDTTQYGIDIYGRSALAPLLRKLTEVEGIEWIRILYSYPEFITEEMIEVIAEEDKICNYLDLPIQHSAIKIRKLMNRKGDREDIANIINMIRNKIPDVKLRTSLISGFPGESQADFEDLKNFIKEFKFDRLGVFEFSLEEDTAAYNLPNRISPEVKKQRKEELLEIQQEISLEKNKGLLNQELEVIIEEKTDDHYLARSRFDSPEIDNQIYIPVANNDLKIGNIYRTFITEAYHYELKGEIKDESTK
- a CDS encoding DUF2103 domain-containing protein, with the translated sequence MANKYRHNKIKQEHTIIEDILPFLEDIAISALIKSIIPGRINRRKGSGVPAYLQLKYNTRSGIKLIAKNSSSLQEIFVVTDYPDKTMEFLKKLDYVK
- a CDS encoding MutS-related protein, which translates into the protein MKVFLMYPEKDFDQEMKLPENSKALIKDLELNTLLKAMANEDDLIKDVVKKTILNSLTDISNIIYRQDILKDCLKNTKVVKDLYKLVIEAIDKKNNHYIGILRKSPTSILSGSVNLLKDFLEMLEKLRMMADNHKEEFDSEGFKQFFEIIQKQLNNQFFAEAEGHLEELKFRQGTFIKAELKEGNKGNNYSLLRNENSNLFEHLWSKISFNSARSYRFSINSRDDAGFRAISEIKDRAVNYTANTVGQASDHILGFFEKLRVELSFYIGCLNLSKKLEKLDEPISFPQPLKVTERKQQITELYDPCLALTMENKVVGNDLKAEKESLYIITGANQGGKSTFLRAIGLAQLMMQAGMFVTAESYTSNLCQDLYTHYKREEDTEMESGKFDEELKRMNKIVDNLEPNAMVLFNESFAATTEKEGSEIARQIVKALIEKKIKILFVTHLYNFASSFYEREDDDVKFLRAERKDDGSRTFKIVEARPLITSYGQDLYHNIFSTAK
- a CDS encoding MutS-related protein is translated as MKDFHSILYKDATYNGNEEEPDFFGDLNLDQIVNNITAGKKEYNLKSFFYRPLSNLENIKYRQQIMQELENNELYKKIDSFAKKMRRVRQFLNLVQELSYKYNQQGWLLEAVDLYCQAVNELTAGLKSTKLKSLGFLSFKEYLLDYVDTDYFNNLQREMEEIKEELADIKYCLNIYGGKVRVQEYQGEKDYRPEIEQTFARFKENGAKDYKNNLRTSTGMNHVEAKIIERVAKLYPDIFSRLDNYYNTHSDFLDQTISVFDREVQFYLAYLENISSLKKAGLSFCYPILSTDDKNESCQQMFDLALAQKYSKKQKTVISNDFYLEDRERIIVVTGPNQGGKTTFARSFGQLHYLANLGCPIPAKKAKLFLFEGIFTHFEREENIKDLHGKLESDLLRIRKIINQITDRSLVILNEIFTSTTARDAVFLGKKVLKKIIKKDSIAICVTFLDELTSMSPKVVSMVAQVESDDPTNRTYKLIREKANGVAYAVSIAEKYRLTYDCLKERIS
- a CDS encoding dihydrolipoyl dehydrogenase family protein, with the translated sequence MEKHDLIVIGMGPAGMAVTAMAANMNLDVLAIEKHKVGGECLNYGCIPSKALLKAGEANEVTRNLKQYGIKLDAKTEIDDPLEVVRKKVNQISGAKTMKAFERANLIVDQGAAKFVDKKVIEVDGQKYTADKIFIAAGTRPMIPPIPGLKDVSRLTNLNIFEQKEIPEKLTIIGGGAIGSEMAQAFSRLGSEVNIFQIDNHLVPSGDEEAGRVLEEKFKKEEIGVFNSTGIDKVEEKNGKIITHTEKGIFESDEILVAAGREIYLEPLELGKAGIEYDQNGIEVNSRLETNVKGVYAIGDCNGISMFSHAAMHQGMLALMNAINPTPIKQFKYEDFVVPWSVFTKPEIAQAGMTEKEAEEKGLDFQVIKSKYGDYGRTIADGKPEGFVKVICSSKGKVFGATIVGEAASELIQEWVLAIQHNLSMFDIMMTQHSFPTISLLNKRVAEKWMMGKTDSGIVTKLAKKFI